From a region of the Asterias amurensis chromosome 2, ASM3211899v1 genome:
- the LOC139954331 gene encoding uncharacterized protein isoform X1, translating into MRIRRPTITIGLWCLQLCIGLCIVSRIANCDDDLSADESDESQEEIFPKDLSESSKCVRYGLNVYRLYCDLCSIDHEEEEDLPGPITIVHTSYCSAAGSTTKRCTADALHTTPTKTLKPVCGRGNKKKKWYCGFCSLQKENAVFKPTCPGSSKEPSCEDKIQGPDNTPDITPDKSPDNTPDNTPDSTPDKGSKDKKYRYVKQYCVASEEDVTFDDCSQKAPSFGVKMPEFLEKYKTEF; encoded by the exons ATGAGAATCCGTAGACCCACCATTACCATCGGGCTATGGTGTCTTCAGCTTTGTATAGGTCTGTGTATTGTTTCACGGATTGCAAATTGTGATGACGATTTAAGCGCCG ATGAATCAGATGAGTCACAAGAAGAAATCTTCCCAAAAG ACTTGAGTGAAAGCTCCAAGTGTGTTAGGTATGGCCTGAATGTTTATCGGTTGTACTGCGATTTGTGTTCCATTGAccatgaagaagaagaagacctCCCCGGACCTATTACTATTGTCCATACGTCATATTGTTCAG CTGCAGGTTCTACCACTAAAAGGTGTACCGCTGATGCATTGCACACAACGCCAACAAAGA CGCTCAAACCTGTGTGCGGGAGgggaaacaagaaaaagaagtGGTACTGTGGTTTTTGTTCTTTGCAAAAGGAAAATGCAGTCTTTAAACCGACATGCCCGGGGTCGAGTAAAGAGCCAA gTTGTGAAGATAAAATACAAGGCCCTGACAACACACCCGACATTACCCCCGACAAGAGCCCTGACAACACCCCCGACAACACCCCCGACAGCACCCCCGACAAGGGCAGCAAAGACAAGAAGTACCGGTACGTAAAGCAGTACTGTGTAGCAAGTGAAGAAGATGTTACATTTGATGACTGCAGCCAGAAAGCACCATCATTCGGAGTCAAAATGCCGGAGTTTCTGGAAAAATATAAGACGGAATTCTAG